In a single window of the Streptomyces sp. NBC_00285 genome:
- a CDS encoding adenosylmethionine--8-amino-7-oxononanoate transaminase, with protein sequence MPDLSGLPVSELLELDRRHVWHPYGPMPGRVDPLVVESASGVRLRMADGSGELVDGMSSWWSAIHGYNHPVLNEAAREQLGRMSHVMFGGLTHEPAVRLAKLLVDMSPEGLEHVFLADSGSVSVEVAVKMCLQYWRSLGRTGKQRLLTWRGGYHGDTWQPMSVCDPEGGMHDLWSGILPRQVFVDAPPAEYDESYADQLRGAIERHADELAAVIVEPVVQGAGGMRFHSPAYLRVLREACDAHDVLLVFDEIATGFGRTGTMFAAEHAGVTPDVMCVGKALTGGYMTMAATLCTPRVADGISRGEVPVLAHGPTFMGNPLAASVACASIGLLLAQDWLAEVERIGTGLREGLAPARELAGVRDVRVLGAIGVVQLDHEVDMKAATDAAVREGVWLRPFRDLVYTMPPYVTGDEDVARIARAVCAAAREG encoded by the coding sequence ATGCCTGATCTGTCCGGCCTGCCCGTGTCGGAGCTGCTGGAGCTCGACCGTCGGCATGTGTGGCATCCGTACGGTCCGATGCCCGGCCGGGTCGACCCGCTCGTCGTCGAGTCGGCGAGCGGGGTGCGGCTGCGGATGGCGGACGGGTCCGGGGAACTGGTCGACGGGATGTCGTCCTGGTGGTCGGCGATCCACGGCTACAACCACCCGGTGCTGAACGAGGCCGCGCGCGAGCAGCTGGGGCGGATGAGCCATGTGATGTTCGGCGGGCTCACCCACGAGCCCGCCGTCCGCCTCGCGAAGCTCCTTGTCGACATGTCTCCCGAGGGGCTGGAGCATGTCTTCCTCGCCGACTCGGGGTCGGTGTCGGTCGAGGTCGCGGTGAAGATGTGCCTCCAGTACTGGCGCTCGCTGGGCCGCACGGGCAAACAGCGGCTGCTGACCTGGCGCGGCGGCTACCACGGCGACACCTGGCAGCCGATGTCGGTGTGCGATCCCGAGGGCGGGATGCACGACCTGTGGAGCGGGATCCTGCCCCGCCAGGTCTTCGTGGACGCGCCTCCCGCCGAGTACGACGAGTCGTACGCCGATCAGCTGCGCGGGGCGATCGAGCGGCACGCGGACGAACTGGCCGCGGTGATCGTGGAGCCGGTGGTGCAGGGCGCCGGCGGGATGCGGTTCCACTCCCCCGCGTATCTGCGGGTGCTGCGCGAGGCGTGCGACGCGCACGACGTGCTGCTGGTGTTCGACGAGATCGCGACCGGATTCGGGCGTACGGGCACGATGTTCGCGGCGGAGCACGCGGGCGTGACGCCGGACGTGATGTGCGTGGGCAAGGCGCTGACCGGCGGTTACATGACGATGGCGGCGACCCTGTGCACGCCTCGGGTGGCCGACGGCATCTCGCGGGGCGAGGTCCCGGTGCTCGCGCACGGCCCCACGTTCATGGGCAACCCGCTCGCCGCGTCGGTCGCCTGCGCCTCGATCGGGCTGCTGCTCGCGCAGGACTGGCTCGCAGAGGTCGAACGGATCGGGACGGGACTGCGGGAGGGACTGGCGCCTGCTCGGGAGCTCGCGGGCGTGCGGGACGTACGCGTCCTGGGGGCCATCGGGGTCGTGCAGCTGGACCACGAGGTCGACATGAAGGCGGCCACGGACGCGGCCGTACGCGAGGGTGTGTGGCTGCGGCCGTTCCGCGACCTCGTCTACACGATGCCGCCGTACGTCACGGGCGACGAGGACGTGGCACGGATCGCGCGTGCGGTGTGCGCCGCCGCCCGGGAGGGATGA
- the bioD gene encoding dethiobiotin synthase, with translation MPVLVITGTGTEVGKTVATAAVAAAALAAGRTVAVLKAAQTGVRPDEPGDADEVARLAGAVTKAEVARYPEPLAPATAARRALLAPVRPPEVAKAAAELAAEHDLVLVEGAGGLLVRFDDMGGTLADAAELLRAPVLVVASAGLGTLNTTELTARELRRRGLDFEGVVIGSWPDSPDLASRCNLADLPDVSGAPLLGALPAGAGGLAPADFRTAAPGWLAPRLDGTWDAEAFAVREAP, from the coding sequence ATGCCGGTACTGGTGATCACGGGGACGGGCACGGAGGTCGGCAAGACCGTCGCCACGGCCGCCGTCGCCGCCGCAGCCCTCGCCGCCGGACGGACGGTCGCCGTCCTGAAGGCCGCGCAGACCGGCGTACGGCCGGACGAGCCGGGGGACGCCGACGAGGTGGCACGGCTCGCGGGCGCGGTGACGAAGGCCGAAGTCGCCCGCTATCCCGAGCCGTTGGCTCCGGCGACGGCCGCCCGGCGTGCTCTTCTCGCACCGGTGCGCCCTCCTGAGGTGGCCAAGGCCGCCGCCGAACTGGCCGCCGAGCACGATCTGGTGCTGGTCGAGGGCGCGGGCGGGCTCCTCGTCCGCTTCGACGACATGGGCGGGACACTGGCCGACGCGGCGGAACTGCTGCGGGCGCCGGTCCTGGTCGTGGCGTCCGCGGGCCTGGGAACCCTGAACACCACAGAACTGACGGCTCGTGAACTCCGGCGCCGGGGCCTGGACTTCGAGGGTGTGGTGATCGGCAGCTGGCCCGACTCCCCCGATCTCGCCTCGCGTTGCAACCTCGCGGATCTGCCGGACGTGTCCGGGGCTCCGCTGCTCGGCGCCCTCCCGGCCGGAGCCGGCGGACTCGCTCCGGCCGACTTCCGTACCGCGGCGCCGGGTTGGCTGGCGCCTCGCCTCGACGGGACGTGGGACGCGGAGGCGTTCGCGGTGCGCGAGGCACCCTGA